The Ranitomeya imitator isolate aRanImi1 chromosome 8, aRanImi1.pri, whole genome shotgun sequence genome window below encodes:
- the LOC138647741 gene encoding arf-GAP with dual PH domain-containing protein 1-like isoform X2: MEIQNAPTVENQFLDRHGNDAAKAKYEAHVPIYYYRPTHTDCHVLREQWIRAKYERKQFMKNEGADGSSDSKETGVKEGILFKRGRDNGQYFARKFVLTELDGTLKYFIKSDAKEPKAVIKIDTINATFQPEKMKHNHGLQITYVKDNRARNLFVYHNDGQEIVRWFNAIRAAQFHYMKVAFPTANDKEIVSRLPRNFLKEGYMEKTGPKPTDAFKKRWFTLDHRRLMYFKDPLDAFAKGEVFLGSSEHGYQVKAEIVPNSYSNIWNYGISISTPDRTYLFTCESEQERENWLSVFKKVISIPMTVREFAVEAQFKHRS; this comes from the exons TTTCTTGACCGGCATGGCAATGATGCAGCTAAAGCTAAATATGAGGCTCATGTTCCCATCTATTATTACAGACCTACACATACTGACTGCCA TGTCTTACGAGAACAGTGGATCCGCGCTAAATATGAGCGCAAACAGTTTATGAAAAATGAAGGTGCTGATGGTTCCTCTGACAGCAAGGAGACAG GAGTGAAGGAAGGAATCCTATTCAAGCGAGGAAGAGATAATGGGCAGTATTTTGCAAGAAAGTTTGTCCTGACGGAGTTGGATGGCACCTTGAAATATTTTATAAAGTCAGAT gcaaaggaaccaaaagcTGTAATTAAAATTGACACTATTAATGCCACCTTTCAGCCAGAAAAGATGAAGCACAACCATGGTTTACAGATTACATATGTCAAAGACAACAGAGCAAGGAATTTATTTGTGTACCACAATGATGGGCAG GAAATTGTCCGCTGGTTTAATGCCATCCGAGCTGCTCAATTTCACTACATGAAAGTTGCGTTTCCCACAGCAAATGATAAAGAG ATTGTAAGTCGTTTGCCTCGGAATTTTTTAAAGGAAGGATATATGGAAAAAACTGGACCAAAG CCTACAGATGCTTTTAAAAAAAGATGGTTCACCCTAGATCACCGGAGATTAATGTACTTCAAAGACCCCCTG GATGCGTTTGCTAAAGGTGAGGTGTTTTTAGGCAGCAGCGAGCACGGCTATCAAGTGAAGGCCGAGATAGTCCCAAACTCATACAGCAATATATGGAATTATGGCATATCTATTAGCACTCCTGATCGCACCTACCTGTTTACCTGCGAGAGTGAACAAGAACGGGAAAATTGGCTCAGCGTCTTCAAGAAGGTGATCAGTATACCCATGACTGTGCGAGAATTTGCAG TTGAAGCTCAATTTAAACACCGCTCCTAA
- the LOC138647741 gene encoding arf-GAP with dual PH domain-containing protein 1-like isoform X3, giving the protein MRRLWRTSVLREQWIRAKYERKQFMKNEGADGSSDSKETGVKEGILFKRGRDNGQYFARKFVLTELDGTLKYFIKSDAKEPKAVIKIDTINATFQPEKMKHNHGLQITYVKDNRARNLFVYHNDGQEIVRWFNAIRAAQFHYMKVAFPTANDKEIVSRLPRNFLKEGYMEKTGPKPTDAFKKRWFTLDHRRLMYFKDPLDAFAKGEVFLGSSEHGYQVKAEIVPNSYSNIWNYGISISTPDRTYLFTCESEQERENWLSVFKKVISIPMTVREFAVEAQFKHRS; this is encoded by the exons TGTCTTACGAGAACAGTGGATCCGCGCTAAATATGAGCGCAAACAGTTTATGAAAAATGAAGGTGCTGATGGTTCCTCTGACAGCAAGGAGACAG GAGTGAAGGAAGGAATCCTATTCAAGCGAGGAAGAGATAATGGGCAGTATTTTGCAAGAAAGTTTGTCCTGACGGAGTTGGATGGCACCTTGAAATATTTTATAAAGTCAGAT gcaaaggaaccaaaagcTGTAATTAAAATTGACACTATTAATGCCACCTTTCAGCCAGAAAAGATGAAGCACAACCATGGTTTACAGATTACATATGTCAAAGACAACAGAGCAAGGAATTTATTTGTGTACCACAATGATGGGCAG GAAATTGTCCGCTGGTTTAATGCCATCCGAGCTGCTCAATTTCACTACATGAAAGTTGCGTTTCCCACAGCAAATGATAAAGAG ATTGTAAGTCGTTTGCCTCGGAATTTTTTAAAGGAAGGATATATGGAAAAAACTGGACCAAAG CCTACAGATGCTTTTAAAAAAAGATGGTTCACCCTAGATCACCGGAGATTAATGTACTTCAAAGACCCCCTG GATGCGTTTGCTAAAGGTGAGGTGTTTTTAGGCAGCAGCGAGCACGGCTATCAAGTGAAGGCCGAGATAGTCCCAAACTCATACAGCAATATATGGAATTATGGCATATCTATTAGCACTCCTGATCGCACCTACCTGTTTACCTGCGAGAGTGAACAAGAACGGGAAAATTGGCTCAGCGTCTTCAAGAAGGTGATCAGTATACCCATGACTGTGCGAGAATTTGCAG TTGAAGCTCAATTTAAACACCGCTCCTAA
- the LOC138647742 gene encoding urotensin-2 receptor-like: MGRTMDTQDEANMSMESPGSDEEVLVTSTLSVVLTVMFLLGMAGNIYVLVITVLSHRPVGSMCVHVVNLALADLLYLSTIPFVVSTYLARDWYFGDIGCRLLLSMDLFTMHASIYTLTAMSLERYQVIVQPLKARASQCCRKLTSLTIWLISFFLTLPMMCMMQLQDSQYGSGKKICFPTWMPESFRHYLTVLFFTSILGPGLIILCLYSCLVRAYRMSGQELRRSSRKLDQCVMFRIFAIIGVYWACFVPFWAWQLAKSYQYEILGLEISSQIYLNFGVTCLTYANSCVNPLLYTLLTRNYREYVTRRVRESNTKGQKRTLER, translated from the coding sequence ATGGGTAGAACAATGGATACACAAGATGAAGCCAACATGTCTATGGAATCTCCTGGCTCCGATGAAGAGGTCCTGGTCACCTCCACGCTGAGCGTGGTACTCACAGTCATGTTTCTCCTGGGGATGGCTGGAAACATATATGTACTGGTGATTACTGTGTTATCTCACAGACCGGTAGGTTCTATGTGTGTCCACGTGGTGAACCTTGCTTTGGCAGATCTTTTGTATCTATCAACCATTCCTTTTGTAGTGAGCACGTACCTGGCCAGGGACTGGTACTTTGGAGATATTGGTTGCAGACTTCTCCTGAGTATGGACTTGTTCACCATGCACGCCAGCATCTATACTCTCACTGCAATGAGCTTGGAGAGATATCAGGTGATCGTGCAACCTTTAAAGGCCCGCGCTTCCCAGTGCTGTCGAAAGTTGACCAGCCTGACAATCTGGCTTATATCTTTTTTCCTAACATTGCCTATGATGTGCATGATGCAGCTCCAGGACAGCCAGTATGGGTCAGGCAAGAAAATCTGCTTTCCTACATGGATGCCGGAGTCATTCCGACATTACCTAACAGTCCTTTTCTTTACAAGCATCCTGGGCCCCGGTCTGATCATATTATGTCTCTATAGCTGCCTTGTGAGGGCATACCGGATGTCAGGACAAGAACTTCGACGGTCAAGCCGGAAACTCGACCAGTGTGTTATGTTCCGCATATTTGCAATCATCGGTGTTTACTGGGCCTGCTTCGTCCCTTTTTGGGCTTGGCAGCTGGCAAAATCTTATCAATATGAGATTTTAGGACTGGAAATATCTTCTCAAATTTACCTAAATTTTGGAGTTACCTGCCTAACCTACGCCAACAGTTGTGTGAATCCACTCCTCTATACATTGTTGACTCGCAACTACAGAGAGTATGTAACCAGACGGGTGCGTGAAAGCAATACTAAGGGGCAGAAGAGGACCCTGGAGAGATAA